The Aequorivita sublithincola DSM 14238 genome window below encodes:
- a CDS encoding T9SS type A sorting domain-containing protein, whose amino-acid sequence MKRNLLFASALLTVSLAFSQNFGTYETDQNGKLFYHSDSKQSVLEQEHKAPTTLALDWSNPDFDVSNNPTQDSWDPRLAVSGNGTAYVVYSDNYSNGLQKIMFRKKVPGQDWSAKMFVDKGGEIGGRNNHYGAIAVSPNGDLHVSYNVWAFENVRNYVAYSYYNAAADTWSDGLKISDAGGTVNHTFGRHDIYSTDANWPVVVWSYDNRENMVNEEIYMKYFDGTLWSADIPVSDITDSKDAGFPFIRSIGNNKAMLLFSEKNAANVYELKYRIYDETTHDLSPSKIATSDFIGTYNFTLVHAPTGETMILTVHREEGPVRDVFNVYDYDEVADSFTLSANKYEAIASTAGLKRIDMDCNMDGDCAVVYTDVFAETNSFMEYDKTTGFGTPEIINTEDPVLEEINCRFDDNGNLHVTWNDKRFDDGQSWDEREVFYEKGINTLVGINTVSTINIAVYPNPSNGKFTVQTNDSLNLEIFDLLGRSIASETISGTTEVNKNLPQGTYLLRFSNEKSVQVKKLIVE is encoded by the coding sequence ATGAAAAGAAATCTACTCTTTGCTTCTGCCTTACTTACGGTAAGTCTGGCATTCTCACAAAACTTCGGTACTTACGAAACCGATCAAAATGGTAAACTTTTTTACCATAGCGATTCAAAACAAAGTGTTCTAGAACAAGAACATAAAGCTCCCACAACTTTAGCGTTGGACTGGAGCAATCCAGATTTCGACGTTTCAAACAATCCTACCCAAGATTCTTGGGACCCACGCCTTGCTGTATCTGGCAATGGTACTGCGTATGTGGTTTATAGCGATAACTACTCAAACGGACTTCAAAAAATAATGTTCCGTAAAAAAGTACCTGGACAAGATTGGTCAGCCAAAATGTTTGTAGATAAAGGCGGTGAAATTGGCGGTAGAAACAACCATTACGGCGCCATAGCAGTATCTCCAAACGGCGATCTTCATGTTAGCTACAATGTTTGGGCTTTTGAGAATGTGCGAAATTATGTTGCATATTCCTACTACAATGCTGCTGCGGATACTTGGAGCGACGGTCTGAAAATTTCTGACGCTGGCGGTACCGTTAACCATACTTTTGGGCGTCACGATATTTATAGCACCGATGCCAATTGGCCCGTAGTTGTCTGGAGTTACGATAACCGCGAAAATATGGTGAATGAGGAAATATATATGAAGTATTTTGACGGTACACTTTGGTCCGCAGATATTCCAGTTTCAGATATTACTGATAGCAAGGATGCTGGATTTCCCTTTATTAGAAGTATAGGAAACAACAAGGCAATGCTTCTTTTTTCAGAAAAAAATGCTGCAAATGTCTATGAGTTGAAATATAGAATTTACGATGAAACAACGCACGATCTTTCGCCTTCAAAAATTGCCACATCAGACTTTATAGGTACATACAACTTCACCTTGGTTCATGCTCCCACAGGTGAAACGATGATTTTGACAGTGCATAGGGAAGAAGGACCCGTGCGTGATGTTTTTAATGTTTATGATTATGATGAAGTTGCTGATAGTTTTACGCTTTCTGCAAATAAATATGAAGCAATTGCATCTACCGCAGGTTTAAAAAGAATAGATATGGACTGTAACATGGACGGTGACTGCGCGGTAGTTTATACAGATGTTTTCGCCGAAACCAATTCCTTTATGGAATACGACAAAACAACAGGCTTTGGAACTCCAGAGATTATAAATACTGAAGATCCAGTTCTTGAAGAAATAAATTGTCGTTTTGACGATAACGGGAATTTGCACGTTACTTGGAATGACAAACGTTTTGACGACGGTCAAAGTTGGGATGAACGCGAAGTTTTTTATGAAAAAGGCATAAATACCTTGGTTGGAATTAACACGGTTTCCACAATAAATATTGCTGTTTATCCAAACCCTTCAAATGGAAAATTTACGGTCCAAACGAATGATTCCCTGAATCTTGAAATATTTGACCTACTTGGAAGATCAATAGCTTCCGAAACAATTTCGGGAACGACAGAAGTAAATAAGAATCTTCCTCAAGGAACCTATTTATTGCGTTTTTCAAATGAAAAATCTGTTCAGGTGAAGAAATTGATAGTGGAATAA
- a CDS encoding LLM class flavin-dependent oxidoreductase, with amino-acid sequence MTKEEQLINIPFSVLDLVPVIQGSTHKESMENSLALAQHVEKLGFKRFWISEHHNAESLVSSATPLIIGYVAENTKTIRVGSGGVMLPNHAPLIVAEQFGTLATLYPDRIDLGLGRAPGTDQLTARALRRERTESVNDFPNDVQELQQLFSKANQNSLVRAIPGDGLEVPLYLLGSSTYSAQLAGALGLPYAFASHFAPTHLHDALGLYHSNFETSKQLSKPYTMACVNVVVADTDEEAEYLATSMQLFMLNIIRNTRSPLPPPVESMDNLWSPMEKAHISKMMQYTFIGSKETVQKNLVNFIAETRIDEIITVAHIHNQIARLRSFELLSQIKGAN; translated from the coding sequence ATGACTAAAGAAGAACAATTAATAAACATTCCATTCTCAGTTTTAGATTTGGTCCCTGTAATTCAGGGAAGCACTCATAAAGAATCAATGGAAAACAGTCTAGCATTAGCGCAGCATGTTGAAAAACTGGGATTTAAAAGATTTTGGATTTCAGAACATCACAATGCTGAAAGTCTGGTAAGTTCTGCCACGCCTTTAATAATTGGTTATGTGGCAGAAAACACAAAAACAATTCGTGTAGGTTCGGGCGGCGTTATGTTGCCCAATCACGCCCCACTTATTGTTGCCGAACAGTTTGGAACCCTCGCAACGCTGTATCCAGACAGAATTGATTTAGGTTTGGGGCGTGCTCCGGGAACGGATCAACTAACAGCAAGGGCACTTAGAAGAGAACGCACGGAATCGGTAAATGATTTTCCGAATGATGTTCAAGAATTACAACAATTATTTTCAAAAGCAAATCAAAATAGTTTAGTGAGAGCAATACCCGGCGATGGGCTAGAAGTGCCATTATATCTTTTAGGTTCTAGTACGTATAGCGCACAACTGGCAGGAGCACTCGGTTTGCCTTATGCATTTGCGAGTCATTTTGCCCCTACACATTTACACGATGCTCTAGGTTTATATCACAGTAATTTTGAAACTTCAAAACAATTATCCAAACCTTATACAATGGCTTGCGTTAACGTGGTTGTAGCAGATACGGATGAAGAAGCGGAATACCTCGCAACAAGCATGCAACTTTTTATGCTCAACATTATCAGAAACACACGCTCGCCACTTCCACCGCCAGTTGAAAGTATGGATAATCTTTGGAGTCCGATGGAAAAAGCCCATATTTCTAAAATGATGCAATACACTTTCATAGGAAGTAAGGAAACTGTTCAGAAAAATTTGGTCAATTTTATTGCTGAAACAAGGATTGATGAGATTATAACCGTAGCACATATTCATAATCAAATAGCGCGTTTACGTTCCTTTGAATTGTTATCTCAGATAAAAGGAGCTAATTAG
- a CDS encoding exonuclease domain-containing protein: protein MKSQLFAIIDVETTGGGIAGNRITEICIALLRDGEVIDKYSTLVNPERDIPYYITALTGIDNEMIAKAPFFFEVAEKIEEFTKDAIFVAHNVGFDYNVIRGEFQLLGQTYNRKKLCTVRLSRKLIPGMLSYSLGRLCSTLNIPHLNRHRAEGDVDATVILFQRLLSLDVSFTIMNSFMNSRSKQATLPPHLSAEQITELPEASGIYLFKNQKHKVIYAGKAKNIKKRVLSHFYDKKNKEYHLGQETHFIDYEITGNELLALLVESEHIRKHYPKFNRAQKWPATTHQIISYINQRGIIQLALGKTKVLQDSVGTFYNKTEAIEKLEEICETFKLCPRFCSLQSNSEKCSHYRIKNCEGICEETETVEDYNLKVQAAMRALKENNQSFAIQGKGRTEGEIAFALVVEGQYKGFGFFDRSDAICNIEDYEPFLKLQQASYHTHAIIRSHLKKNGERNVVYFEEAPTLSNHRIKTLKKSAVKANLEDVFSHWDLG from the coding sequence ATGAAATCACAACTTTTCGCTATTATAGATGTAGAAACCACTGGCGGTGGTATTGCAGGCAATCGCATTACTGAAATTTGCATAGCACTTTTAAGAGATGGTGAAGTAATTGATAAATATTCTACGCTTGTAAACCCGGAGCGCGACATTCCGTATTACATTACAGCGCTTACTGGGATTGACAATGAAATGATTGCCAAAGCTCCCTTTTTTTTCGAGGTCGCAGAAAAGATTGAAGAATTTACAAAAGACGCAATTTTTGTAGCGCACAATGTAGGTTTTGATTACAATGTAATTCGTGGAGAGTTTCAGCTTTTGGGTCAGACCTACAATCGCAAAAAACTTTGTACAGTTCGACTTTCCCGAAAATTGATTCCAGGCATGCTTTCTTATAGTTTAGGAAGACTTTGCAGCACCCTAAATATACCACACCTTAACAGGCACCGTGCGGAGGGAGATGTAGATGCAACTGTCATTCTTTTTCAAAGATTACTTTCCTTAGACGTGAGTTTTACCATAATGAATTCATTTATGAACTCACGTTCCAAGCAAGCCACTCTACCGCCTCATTTGTCTGCGGAACAAATAACGGAGTTGCCAGAAGCCAGTGGAATATATCTTTTCAAAAATCAAAAACATAAGGTTATTTATGCGGGCAAGGCAAAAAATATAAAAAAACGCGTACTCTCTCATTTCTACGATAAAAAAAACAAGGAATATCATTTAGGTCAGGAAACCCATTTTATAGATTATGAAATTACAGGCAATGAATTACTGGCGCTATTGGTGGAATCTGAACATATTCGAAAACATTATCCCAAATTCAACCGAGCTCAAAAATGGCCAGCAACAACGCATCAAATTATAAGTTATATAAATCAGCGTGGTATTATTCAACTTGCTTTAGGCAAAACGAAAGTATTACAAGATTCTGTGGGCACTTTTTACAATAAAACGGAAGCCATTGAAAAGCTAGAGGAAATATGTGAAACTTTTAAGCTCTGTCCCCGTTTTTGCAGCTTGCAGAGCAATTCTGAAAAATGCTCTCACTACAGAATAAAAAACTGTGAGGGAATTTGTGAAGAAACCGAAACTGTGGAAGACTATAATCTGAAAGTTCAAGCTGCAATGCGAGCCTTAAAAGAAAATAACCAAAGCTTTGCCATACAGGGAAAAGGTAGAACAGAAGGCGAAATAGCGTTTGCACTAGTGGTTGAAGGACAATACAAAGGTTTTGGTTTTTTTGATAGAAGTGATGCTATTTGTAATATTGAAGACTACGAACCTTTTTTGAAACTGCAGCAAGCCAGTTACCATACGCACGCCATTATTCGGAGTCATCTTAAAAAGAATGGCGAGCGAAATGTGGTTTATTTTGAAGAAGCACCTACCCTTTCAAACCACAGAATTAAGACTTTGAAAAAGAGCGCTGTGAAAGCTAATTTAGAGGATGTTTTTAGTCATTGGGATTTGGGATAA
- a CDS encoding HAD family hydrolase — MLKAVLFDMDGVIVDTEPLHRKAYFKMFKDVNIEVSEAMYDSFTGQATLPICRTLCQHFNLAETPEYLVSTKRKHFKYLFENDNDLALLNGVHDLIKNYYDNGLTLILASSASMPNINRIFERFDLDKYFKAKISGADLKASKPHPEIFIKAAQLAEEHGDNCMVIEDSTNGIAAAKAANIYCVGFKSPHSVNQDYSKADRVITNFEEILFSKLSN, encoded by the coding sequence ATGCTAAAAGCGGTACTTTTTGATATGGATGGGGTAATTGTAGATACAGAACCTTTACACCGAAAAGCCTACTTCAAAATGTTTAAAGATGTAAATATTGAAGTGAGCGAAGCAATGTATGATTCTTTCACTGGACAGGCAACTTTACCAATTTGCAGAACACTTTGCCAGCATTTCAATCTTGCTGAAACACCAGAATATTTAGTTTCAACCAAAAGAAAACACTTCAAATATCTTTTTGAAAATGATAATGACCTTGCGCTTTTAAACGGCGTTCACGATTTAATCAAAAATTATTATGATAATGGATTGACTTTAATTTTAGCGTCTTCTGCTTCAATGCCAAACATAAACCGAATTTTCGAACGTTTTGATCTCGATAAATATTTCAAAGCAAAAATAAGTGGCGCCGATTTAAAAGCCTCAAAACCACATCCAGAAATTTTTATAAAAGCTGCTCAACTTGCCGAAGAACACGGTGACAATTGTATGGTAATTGAAGATTCAACTAACGGAATTGCAGCTGCAAAAGCAGCAAATATTTATTGTGTAGGTTTCAAAAGTCCGCATAGCGTTAATCAGGATTATAGCAAGGCGGATAGGGTGATTACAAATTTTGAGGAGATACTTTTTTCAAAATTGTCTAACTAA
- a CDS encoding NADH:flavin oxidoreductase/NADH oxidase has product MSLLFSPLQIRNTTFKNRIVVSPMCMYSSVDGFANDFHLVHLGSRAVGGSALVIQEATAVSPEGRISYGDMGLWNDEHMRKPREIIDFVHAQNGLIGIQLAHAGRKASYQLPQEGAKKIAPEDKNGWQTVSSSALPFREGEPIPLALDVIGIEKVKNDYIASTRRAESAGYDVVEIHAAHGYLFHQFYSPLANNRTDKYGGSFENRIRLLLEVTELVRKEWPAEKPLFVRISATDWTEGGWTIEDSVKLATELKKLGVDLIDTSSGGNVPKATIPSEPGYQADFAAQIKKEANILTGAVGQINTAIQAESLLKQGKADLILFGRESLRNPYLPMLAAKELDIDFVWPIQYQRAKL; this is encoded by the coding sequence ATGAGTTTACTTTTTTCCCCATTACAAATAAGAAATACCACTTTTAAAAATCGAATAGTAGTTTCGCCCATGTGCATGTATAGCAGTGTGGATGGCTTTGCGAACGATTTCCATTTAGTGCATTTAGGCAGCCGTGCCGTTGGAGGTTCGGCATTGGTTATTCAAGAAGCCACAGCAGTATCACCTGAAGGCAGAATTTCTTATGGCGATATGGGTCTGTGGAACGACGAGCATATGAGAAAGCCTAGAGAGATTATAGATTTTGTTCACGCCCAAAATGGATTAATAGGAATTCAGCTAGCGCATGCTGGCAGAAAGGCGAGTTACCAATTGCCGCAGGAGGGTGCTAAAAAGATTGCGCCAGAAGATAAAAATGGATGGCAAACGGTTTCCTCATCAGCCTTGCCTTTTAGAGAGGGAGAACCAATTCCTCTAGCTTTGGATGTAATTGGAATTGAAAAAGTCAAAAACGATTATATCGCTTCGACTCGAAGAGCGGAAAGTGCTGGTTATGATGTAGTAGAAATTCATGCGGCCCACGGCTATTTGTTTCATCAGTTTTATTCGCCTTTGGCCAATAATCGCACAGACAAATACGGCGGAAGTTTTGAAAACAGAATTAGGCTTTTACTTGAAGTTACCGAATTAGTCCGAAAAGAATGGCCTGCTGAAAAACCATTATTTGTTAGAATTTCAGCAACCGACTGGACTGAAGGCGGATGGACAATTGAGGATTCAGTAAAACTTGCAACAGAATTAAAAAAATTGGGCGTTGATTTAATTGATACTTCCTCTGGTGGAAATGTACCAAAAGCAACCATTCCCAGCGAACCCGGATATCAAGCAGATTTTGCCGCGCAAATTAAAAAGGAAGCAAATATTTTAACGGGAGCCGTTGGACAAATTAACACTGCAATCCAAGCGGAATCACTTTTAAAACAAGGTAAGGCAGATCTAATTTTATTTGGTCGTGAAAGTCTTAGGAATCCATATTTACCAATGCTAGCGGCTAAAGAATTGGACATAGATTTTGTTTGGCCAATACAATATCAAAGAGCAAAGTTATAA